In Liquorilactobacillus nagelii DSM 13675, the following proteins share a genomic window:
- a CDS encoding glycoside-pentoside-hexuronide (GPH):cation symporter: MNNVSGHINNTPEKVTTKESIGKQILDPELNKHIPLSQKISYGFGDFGNGFMFDLGQSYLTNFWTDAAGLPAAVVGGIFGFTKIFDAFMDPIAGSVIDGRKKIGPRGKFRPVMMISAILLGIMTVVTFTMPSGLSMTQKIIYAYAAYMIWGLIYSFTNDPYGSLASVMSRNNDDRNFMAMTRQVGSVGAQFIAGVGFIPLMLMFGNDRTDTHGYMLASVVFAIAGVLMFAVCYLGTKENVNVHRDANAKREGFKDYLKVVFTNGPLGAVILMQLFTISAMNTNNQMMIYYAKYNLNNIGLQPIINAIMMGTSIVGVFMIPSLTKRFGQKPVMMVSFIVGATANILNFFIPTNVVTFIILVTIGYTALAIPNGITWALVSNCIDYGEWHTGMRKEAITYAAFNFSRKIAQSLAALVTASVLALTGYIANAHQSSETLKGIKGAMTLYPGICLIVAAFIIVKLYKLSDNNYDIIASDLQEGRWEKGKIGDKDNH; the protein is encoded by the coding sequence ATGAACAACGTTTCAGGGCATATTAACAATACGCCAGAAAAAGTTACAACAAAAGAATCTATTGGAAAACAAATTCTCGATCCAGAATTAAATAAACACATTCCTTTGTCGCAGAAAATCTCTTATGGTTTCGGAGATTTTGGAAACGGCTTCATGTTTGACTTAGGTCAGTCATATTTAACAAACTTCTGGACTGATGCTGCTGGATTACCAGCGGCAGTTGTGGGAGGAATTTTCGGATTCACCAAAATCTTTGATGCCTTTATGGATCCAATTGCTGGTTCTGTTATTGACGGTCGAAAGAAGATTGGTCCTCGTGGTAAGTTTCGACCTGTCATGATGATTTCTGCCATTCTTTTAGGAATCATGACAGTCGTTACATTTACGATGCCTAGTGGCTTATCCATGACTCAAAAAATTATTTACGCTTATGCGGCCTATATGATCTGGGGACTCATTTACTCATTTACCAATGACCCTTATGGATCGCTGGCCTCTGTCATGTCACGTAATAATGATGATCGAAATTTTATGGCAATGACTCGTCAAGTTGGCTCTGTTGGTGCTCAATTTATTGCTGGTGTTGGATTTATTCCGCTTATGTTGATGTTTGGTAATGATCGAACAGATACTCACGGTTACATGCTAGCTAGTGTAGTTTTTGCAATTGCTGGAGTTTTAATGTTCGCTGTTTGTTATTTAGGAACAAAAGAAAATGTTAACGTGCACCGAGATGCAAATGCTAAGCGTGAAGGCTTTAAAGACTATTTAAAAGTTGTCTTTACTAATGGACCTTTAGGTGCCGTAATTTTAATGCAGTTATTTACAATCTCTGCAATGAATACTAATAATCAGATGATGATTTATTATGCTAAATACAATTTAAATAACATTGGATTACAGCCTATTATTAACGCTATTATGATGGGAACATCAATTGTTGGTGTTTTCATGATTCCTTCTCTAACAAAGCGATTTGGTCAAAAACCGGTGATGATGGTTAGTTTCATTGTTGGAGCGACTGCCAACATTTTAAATTTCTTCATTCCAACTAATGTTGTCACCTTTATCATTCTTGTAACTATTGGCTACACTGCTTTAGCTATCCCAAATGGAATTACTTGGGCTCTAGTTTCAAATTGTATTGATTACGGCGAATGGCATACTGGAATGCGTAAAGAAGCGATCACTTATGCTGCATTTAACTTTTCACGTAAAATTGCCCAATCTCTTGCCGCTTTAGTAACTGCTTCTGTTTTAGCTTTAACCGGATATATTGCTAATGCTCATCAGTCATCTGAAACCTTAAAGGGAATCAAAGGAGCAATGACCCTTTATCCTGGGATTTGCTTAATAGTAGCTGCTTTCATCATTGTTAAGCTTTATAAATTAAGTGATAACAACTATGATATAATTGCTTCTGATCTGCAAGAAGGCAGATGGGAAAAAGGAAAAATCGGAGACAAAGATAACCATTAA
- a CDS encoding AraC family transcriptional regulator, translating into MDVSFKLSFSEPSYFSKIFKKIQGETPVQYKKSIVLDKEKAGSKK; encoded by the coding sequence ATTGATGTTTCTTTTAAGCTTTCTTTTAGTGAACCAAGTTATTTTTCAAAAATATTTAAAAAAATACAAGGTGAAACACCCGTCCAGTATAAAAAAAGTATTGTATTGGATAAAGAGAAGGCAGGTAGTAAAAAATGA
- a CDS encoding sugar kinase — protein sequence MTELLTVGEPMGLFIAQENGALEDVEHYSSRIAGADLNVAIGVARFGHQVAFISQVGDDTFGRQIKRRLEQEKIDSQYLTVSKEWKTGFMLKGLAANGRPATDYYRKGSAAAHISLEKLDQVDFNGVKILHLGGILAGLSEAGYQATLHLIKRAREHQVQITFDPNLRPTIWESEELMIERTNEIAKLCDVVMPNIKEGGILTGEKDVQAMADFYLKQGVKQVIINMVENGSYSKRMDEQHQVHEERMPELKPDQIVDRVGAGDGFVAGVVSGKLESLNDLDCLRRGSAVGAIQMENLGDNEGLPTKAEVTNFLSSKGVI from the coding sequence ATGACAGAATTATTGACAGTTGGAGAACCAATGGGATTATTTATTGCTCAAGAAAACGGGGCGTTGGAAGATGTTGAACACTATAGCAGCCGAATTGCTGGTGCAGATTTAAATGTTGCGATTGGAGTAGCCCGTTTTGGACATCAAGTTGCTTTTATTTCTCAAGTTGGAGATGACACTTTTGGTCGACAAATAAAACGTCGTCTCGAACAAGAGAAGATTGATTCCCAGTATTTGACTGTTTCCAAAGAATGGAAGACAGGCTTTATGCTAAAGGGGTTAGCAGCTAATGGACGACCAGCAACTGACTATTATCGCAAAGGCAGTGCCGCTGCACATATTTCTTTGGAGAAGCTAGACCAAGTCGATTTTAATGGTGTTAAAATTTTGCATTTAGGTGGTATCTTAGCCGGATTAAGTGAAGCTGGTTATCAAGCAACCTTACATTTAATAAAACGTGCACGTGAACATCAGGTGCAAATTACTTTTGATCCCAATTTGCGGCCAACAATTTGGGAATCAGAAGAGTTAATGATTGAAAGAACTAACGAAATTGCCAAGTTATGTGATGTTGTGATGCCGAATATCAAAGAAGGCGGAATCTTAACTGGAGAAAAAGATGTTCAGGCAATGGCTGATTTTTATTTGAAGCAAGGGGTTAAACAAGTTATTATCAATATGGTAGAAAATGGTTCTTACAGCAAACGAATGGATGAACAGCATCAAGTTCACGAAGAACGGATGCCAGAACTAAAACCAGATCAAATTGTTGATCGTGTTGGTGCCGGAGATGGTTTTGTAGCAGGAGTTGTTTCAGGAAAACTTGAAAGCTTAAATGATCTTGATTGCTTACGTCGTGGTAGTGCAGTCGGAGCAATTCAAATGGAAAACTTGGGTGACAATGAAGGCTTACCAACTAAAGCGGAAGTTACTAACTTTTTAAGCAGCAAAGGAGTTATTTAA
- the uxaC gene encoding glucuronate isomerase: MFLNDDFLLTTDTAKKLFHNYAEKMPIIDYHCHLNPVEIYENKNFANLTEAWLVSGTYGDHYKWRLERANGIPEHYITGDADPYEKFMAWAKTIERSVGNPLYEWTHIELRRFFGITKLLNMKTAPEIWRKCNEMLAQPEFKRRELIKRFNVRVVCTTDDPIDDLRYQIALQKEEKAFKVLPAFRPDKILNIQKKTYSDYVAKLAEVAETPIKTFADVMTALQKRIDFFDEHGSKLADHALDTVSYEDATATELDKIVAKAVANEVLSDHEIAQYQTALIKGLMRIYHEKDWTMQFHIHAFRDLNAGMFEKIGPDTGYDGMNDRPIMDSLASLFESMEKEDAVPRTILYSLNSKDWLPLITMMNCYQKDVRQKLQLGAGWWFNDTRTKMREQLDTFADESCLPNFVGMLTDSRSFLSYPRHEYFRRVLCEWLGEMVQRGQVPDDEEMLGKIVEDISYNNAHDWFHFFDGDFK, from the coding sequence ATGTTTCTAAATGATGATTTTTTATTAACCACAGATACAGCTAAGAAGCTCTTTCACAACTATGCAGAAAAAATGCCGATTATTGATTACCACTGCCATTTAAATCCAGTTGAAATTTATGAGAATAAGAATTTTGCTAATTTAACAGAGGCTTGGTTAGTTTCCGGTACTTATGGTGATCACTACAAGTGGCGCTTGGAAAGAGCAAATGGAATCCCAGAGCATTACATCACTGGTGATGCGGATCCATATGAGAAATTCATGGCTTGGGCGAAAACAATTGAACGATCAGTTGGCAATCCACTTTACGAGTGGACACATATTGAATTACGTCGTTTCTTTGGGATTACAAAATTGCTTAATATGAAAACAGCTCCAGAGATTTGGCGTAAATGTAATGAAATGCTAGCTCAGCCGGAATTTAAACGGCGTGAATTAATCAAACGCTTCAATGTTCGTGTGGTTTGCACAACGGATGATCCGATTGATGACCTCCGTTATCAGATTGCTTTGCAAAAAGAAGAAAAAGCTTTTAAAGTTTTACCAGCGTTTCGACCAGATAAAATTTTGAATATCCAAAAAAAGACCTATAGTGACTATGTAGCCAAATTAGCGGAAGTTGCTGAAACTCCAATTAAAACTTTTGCTGATGTCATGACTGCTTTGCAGAAACGAATTGATTTCTTTGATGAACATGGAAGCAAGTTAGCTGACCATGCCTTAGATACAGTTAGCTACGAAGATGCAACAGCCACTGAATTGGACAAAATTGTAGCTAAAGCAGTAGCTAATGAAGTATTATCTGATCATGAAATTGCCCAATATCAAACAGCGTTAATTAAAGGTTTGATGCGGATTTATCATGAGAAAGATTGGACGATGCAATTTCATATTCATGCTTTCCGTGATTTGAATGCGGGAATGTTTGAAAAAATCGGTCCAGATACTGGTTATGATGGAATGAATGATCGACCGATTATGGATAGCTTGGCAAGTTTGTTTGAATCAATGGAAAAAGAAGATGCAGTTCCACGAACAATTCTATATTCCCTGAATTCGAAAGATTGGTTGCCATTAATTACAATGATGAATTGTTACCAGAAAGATGTTCGTCAGAAGTTACAGTTAGGTGCCGGTTGGTGGTTCAATGATACTCGTACAAAGATGCGTGAACAACTTGATACCTTTGCGGATGAAAGCTGCTTGCCTAACTTTGTTGGTATGCTGACTGATTCACGAAGCTTCTTATCATATCCACGTCACGAATATTTCCGCCGGGTGCTTTGCGAATGGCTGGGTGAGATGGTTCAGCGGGGTCAGGTTCCAGATGATGAAGAAATGTTAGGCAAGATTGTCGAAGATATTTCATATAATAACGCCCATGATTGGTTCCATTTCTTTGATGGTGATTTCAAATAA
- a CDS encoding aldose 1-epimerase family protein, with amino-acid sequence MITIENEKFKAEIDLQGAQLTHLINKEADFDYLWNGSEWPKHAPILFPAIGRSNNDEYKLGNQKYSMPQHGFVGDQEFKVVEQNETEVTLGLTANAVTKVLYPFNFELQVTFALQNKGLALSFLVINHSTETLPFSLGSHPAFNVPVAGTGEFNDYQLTIDGDFDLPLQAAEIIKTPAPYRTGKVELLSATKTIDLKHDLFKNGLRIIMNEGVKTISLTSAISKHAVTVKLGDFKRVCLWTKEDQTLPFLCIEPFNGLPDVLGEPVDWSEKEAGWNLAAGKSQVMNYKIELA; translated from the coding sequence ATGATAACAATTGAAAATGAAAAGTTTAAAGCAGAAATTGATTTGCAGGGAGCGCAACTGACACACTTGATTAACAAAGAGGCAGATTTTGATTATCTTTGGAATGGCTCTGAGTGGCCAAAGCATGCACCGATACTATTTCCGGCCATTGGACGTTCAAATAATGATGAATATAAATTAGGAAATCAAAAGTACTCGATGCCGCAACACGGTTTTGTAGGCGATCAGGAATTTAAGGTTGTAGAACAAAATGAAACTGAAGTTACTTTAGGATTGACAGCTAATGCCGTAACAAAGGTTCTATATCCGTTCAACTTTGAATTACAAGTAACGTTTGCATTGCAGAATAAGGGACTTGCTCTTTCTTTTTTGGTGATTAATCACTCAACAGAAACTTTACCATTTTCTTTGGGCTCACATCCAGCCTTTAATGTACCAGTAGCTGGCACTGGTGAGTTCAATGATTACCAACTAACAATTGATGGAGATTTTGATTTGCCGCTGCAAGCTGCTGAAATTATCAAAACACCAGCTCCTTATCGGACTGGCAAAGTCGAATTACTTTCAGCTACTAAAACGATTGATTTAAAGCATGATTTATTTAAGAATGGTTTACGAATTATTATGAATGAAGGCGTTAAGACGATTAGCTTGACTTCAGCGATATCTAAGCACGCAGTTACTGTTAAATTGGGTGATTTTAAGCGTGTTTGCTTATGGACAAAAGAAGATCAAACTTTGCCATTTTTATGTATTGAGCCCTTTAACGGCCTGCCTGACGTCTTAGGAGAACCAGTTGATTGGTCAGAAAAAGAGGCAGGTTGGAATTTAGCGGCTGGAAAGAGCCAAGTAATGAACTATAAAATTGAATTAGCTTAA
- a CDS encoding type II toxin-antitoxin system PemK/MazF family toxin — protein MKLKQGAILWINLDPAKGTETKKKRPCLIVSNDHYNRYFNTILVVPISTSDKYRILEKYVKSPLFIGIDKGEVHGTALLQHVRAVDPTKRSDSEVVVTLSQQEISSISTKVQQFF, from the coding sequence ATGAAATTAAAACAAGGCGCTATTTTGTGGATTAATTTAGATCCAGCTAAAGGCACTGAAACTAAGAAGAAGCGACCATGTTTAATTGTGAGCAACGATCACTATAATCGCTATTTTAATACGATACTGGTTGTACCCATCAGTACGTCTGATAAATACCGCATCCTAGAAAAGTATGTTAAGTCACCCTTGTTTATTGGGATAGACAAGGGTGAAGTACATGGAACAGCGTTATTACAACATGTCCGCGCCGTCGATCCAACAAAACGATCAGATAGCGAAGTTGTGGTCACTTTATCTCAACAAGAAATTAGTTCAATTAGTACAAAAGTCCAACAATTCTTCTGA
- a CDS encoding type II toxin-antitoxin system PrlF family antitoxin, with amino-acid sequence MSAGNVTKVSSKITSKNQITIPKTVREFLKVQAADTIEWQIEPNGKVMIVRSNPDLWQLVDEQEKKFGNLSTIEVDWGKDVESEDFD; translated from the coding sequence ATGAGTGCGGGTAATGTAACTAAGGTTAGCTCGAAAATCACAAGTAAAAATCAGATTACAATTCCTAAAACAGTACGTGAGTTTTTAAAAGTTCAAGCTGCTGATACGATTGAGTGGCAAATTGAGCCAAATGGTAAAGTAATGATTGTACGCAGTAACCCGGATCTATGGCAACTTGTTGATGAACAAGAAAAAAAATTCGGAAATCTCAGCACAATAGAAGTTGATTGGGGTAAGGATGTAGAAAGTGAAGACTTTGATTAA
- a CDS encoding IS256 family transposase yields MDQFTKDLTKTLLSNGDVKELFRQQLETAINRILQAELTVLLGYDPYDRCGFNSGNSCNGQYYRLIDSEYGKLKIAVLRDRKGHFHNHLLPAYSRRQDALETTIIQLYSKGVTTREIADLIEKMYGSYYSPTTVSNITAQVTKQIEAFHQRAIKANYVCLFLDATYLPLRRDSVQREAVYIALGITPVGIKEVLDYRIAPSENAGVWSEMAEDLKQRGLKQVQLIIADGMVSLQPPLLHAFPKAKFQRCLVHVMRNIGSHVHLKDREAILNDFKELHSATDVTAAHKILNDFYGAWEKLYSNLIQQLKSIENELLAFLSFPPAIRPTIYSTNILESLNKRIKRKTKPKEQFPNEKSLDNFIGVQVISYNEKYFNRSHRGFGQVKDTL; encoded by the coding sequence ATGGACCAGTTTACCAAAGATTTAACCAAAACTCTATTATCAAATGGCGATGTTAAAGAACTTTTTCGTCAACAACTCGAAACAGCTATTAATCGAATCTTGCAAGCTGAACTAACCGTTTTGCTTGGTTATGATCCTTATGACCGCTGCGGCTTTAATTCGGGCAATTCTTGCAATGGCCAGTATTATCGCTTAATTGACTCTGAATATGGTAAGTTGAAGATTGCTGTGCTGCGTGACCGTAAGGGCCATTTTCATAACCACCTGCTTCCAGCCTATTCTCGTCGTCAGGACGCTTTAGAAACAACAATCATTCAGCTTTATTCCAAGGGCGTTACGACCCGTGAAATTGCAGATTTGATTGAAAAAATGTATGGCTCTTATTATTCACCTACTACTGTTTCTAATATCACTGCTCAGGTAACAAAACAGATTGAAGCTTTTCATCAACGAGCTATTAAGGCAAACTATGTTTGTCTTTTCTTAGATGCAACTTACCTACCTCTACGTCGTGATTCAGTTCAAAGAGAGGCAGTCTATATTGCTTTAGGTATTACACCTGTCGGCATCAAAGAAGTTCTTGATTATCGAATCGCTCCAAGTGAAAACGCAGGAGTTTGGTCAGAAATGGCAGAAGATCTTAAACAACGAGGATTAAAGCAAGTCCAGTTGATCATCGCAGATGGAATGGTTAGTCTGCAGCCGCCATTATTGCACGCTTTCCCGAAAGCCAAATTCCAAAGATGCCTAGTACATGTTATGCGTAATATTGGTTCGCATGTGCATTTAAAAGATCGTGAAGCAATCTTAAATGATTTTAAAGAACTGCATTCAGCGACCGATGTAACTGCAGCACACAAGATTTTAAATGATTTTTATGGTGCTTGGGAGAAACTGTATTCTAATCTGATCCAGCAACTTAAATCCATTGAAAATGAACTCTTAGCTTTCTTGAGCTTTCCTCCTGCTATTCGACCAACAATTTATTCAACCAATATCTTAGAATCACTGAACAAAAGAATTAAACGCAAGACCAAACCCAAAGAACAGTTTCCAAACGAAAAATCTTTAGACAATTTTATTGGAGTTCAAGTCATAAGCTACAACGAAAAATACTTCAATCGTAGCCATCGTGGTTTTGGTCAAGTCAAAGACACGTTATAG